In Elusimicrobiota bacterium, a single genomic region encodes these proteins:
- a CDS encoding ABC transporter permease — MSRLLPVWTLCERELVRFYRDKSRVIGALTPPIVFWFLIGSGLGASFRMPGSAQGMTFLQYFFSGTLVLIVLFTSVFSTISIIEDRHGGFLQTVLVAPIPRLSLVLGKVLGASVVGFLQGLSFLIFAQPAGIPVTASGYALAALTLGLCSLSLTGIGFCIAWLLDSTQGFHAIMNLFLIPMWMLSGALFPIATAPHWLQAVMKINPVTYGVSALQQSLALGGLSAAPLAPLGFCLVVLTATGALVLAGSAWLVCRRPGP; from the coding sequence GTGAGCCGGCTTCTTCCGGTTTGGACCTTGTGCGAGCGGGAGCTCGTGCGCTTCTACCGCGACAAGAGCCGCGTCATCGGGGCGCTTACCCCGCCCATCGTTTTCTGGTTCCTCATCGGCTCGGGGCTCGGCGCCTCTTTTCGCATGCCGGGCTCCGCCCAGGGCATGACCTTCCTCCAATACTTCTTCTCGGGGACCTTGGTGCTGATCGTGCTCTTCACCTCGGTGTTCTCCACCATCTCCATCATAGAGGACAGGCATGGGGGCTTCCTCCAGACCGTTCTGGTGGCTCCCATCCCGCGCCTGAGCCTGGTGCTGGGCAAGGTCCTGGGGGCCTCGGTGGTGGGCTTCCTGCAAGGGCTGTCCTTCCTGATTTTCGCCCAGCCCGCCGGCATCCCGGTCACGGCCTCGGGCTACGCCTTGGCCGCGCTCACTTTGGGGCTTTGCTCTCTCAGCCTCACCGGGATCGGCTTCTGCATCGCCTGGCTGCTCGACTCAACCCAGGGCTTCCACGCGATCATGAACCTCTTCCTCATCCCCATGTGGATGCTCTCCGGAGCTCTATTCCCCATCGCCACGGCCCCCCATTGGCTGCAGGCCGTGATGAAAATCAACCCCGTGACCTACGGGGTCTCCGCCCTCCAGCAGTCCTTGGCCCTGGGCGGGCTCTCGGCCGCGCCCCTGGCTCCCCTGGGCTTTTGCCTCGTTGTCCTCACCGCCACGGGGGCCTTGGTCCTGGCGGGCTCGGCGTGGCTAGTCTGCCGGCGGCCTGGGCCTTAA
- a CDS encoding DUF1189 family protein, whose protein sequence is MVLEPLSSVASLAFYREVAKKSLGRVFLYLCYLSLLFSLAATVAFKVKVGPAIDDTFQWLASSTPPLTFEGGKLSSTAPQPLTIRHPKIPEIAVTIDTARAEPVTPETLAAGKVSAYLTANALYIMKNRGQLAVHDFSTAVSPKPVVIGPAFFREAQQALSRFLYPIVFAGIFLLFLAWKAWATLLYSLLALLFNAAAGTNLSYRSLLGICVYAQTLAAGLQAAWFFLPVAPPYFFLAGLALNSTYILLAVLKNREPAVPMQNV, encoded by the coding sequence ATGGTCTTGGAACCCTTGAGCAGCGTGGCAAGCCTCGCCTTTTACCGCGAGGTGGCCAAGAAATCCCTCGGGCGGGTGTTCCTCTATCTATGCTATCTATCGCTGCTTTTCTCCCTCGCGGCCACTGTGGCCTTCAAGGTCAAGGTCGGCCCGGCCATAGACGACACCTTCCAGTGGCTGGCAAGCTCAACACCCCCCTTGACTTTCGAGGGCGGAAAGCTTTCCTCTACCGCGCCCCAGCCGCTCACCATCCGGCACCCGAAGATCCCCGAGATCGCGGTCACCATAGACACGGCGCGCGCCGAGCCGGTGACGCCCGAGACTCTCGCGGCCGGAAAGGTTTCGGCATATCTTACCGCCAACGCCCTCTACATCATGAAAAACCGCGGCCAACTGGCCGTCCATGACTTCAGCACGGCCGTTTCCCCCAAGCCGGTGGTCATAGGCCCGGCCTTTTTCCGGGAGGCCCAGCAAGCCTTGAGCCGCTTCCTCTATCCCATCGTCTTCGCCGGGATTTTCCTGCTCTTCCTAGCCTGGAAGGCCTGGGCAACCTTGCTTTATTCCCTGCTGGCCCTGCTGTTCAACGCCGCGGCGGGAACAAATCTCTCCTATCGCTCTTTGCTTGGGATTTGCGTCTACGCCCAGACCTTGGCGGCGGGGCTACAAGCCGCGTGGTTCTTCCTGCCCGTGGCTCCGCCCTACTTTTTTCTGGCGGGGCTCGCCCTCAACAGCACGTACATACTTCTCGCCGTCCTCAAGAACCGGGAGCCGGCGGTTCCCATGCAGAACGTCTAG